One Symphalangus syndactylus isolate Jambi chromosome 10, NHGRI_mSymSyn1-v2.1_pri, whole genome shotgun sequence genomic region harbors:
- the PRPF18 gene encoding pre-mRNA-splicing factor 18 isoform X1 — protein sequence MTLSRQEVIRRLRERGEPIRLFGETDYDAFQRLRKIEILTPEVNKGLRNDLKAALDKIDQQYLNEIVGGQEPGEEDTQNDLKVHEENTTIEELEALGESLGKGDDHKDMDIITKFLKFLLGVWAKELNAREDYVKRSVQGKLNSATQKQTESYLRPLFRKLRKRNLPADIKESITDIIKFMLQREYVKANDAYLQMAIGNAPWPIGVTMVGIHARTGREKIFSKHVAHVLNDETQRKYIQGLKRLMTICQKHFPTDPSKCVEYNAL from the exons ATGACGCTTTCTAGGCAAGAG GTCATCAGAAGattgagagaaagaggagaaccAATTAGACTATTTGGAGAAACTGATTATGATGCTTTTCAACGTTTAAGGAAAATAGAGATCCTCACACCAGAAGTTAACAAG gGATTGAGGAATGATTTGAAAGCAGCCTTGGATAAGATTGATCAGCAGTACCTCAATGAAATTGTCGGCGGTCAGGAGCCTGGAGAGGAAGACACACAGAATGATCTGAAAGTTCATGAGGAAAACACCACAATTGAAGAGTTAGAG gcGCTGGGAGAGTCCTTAGGGAAGGGCGATGATCATAAAGACATGGACATCATCACCAAATTCCTGAAG TTTCTTCTTGGCGTTTGGGCTAAAGAGTTGAATGCCAGAGAAGATTATGTGAAACGCAGTGTGCAGGGTAAACTGAACAGTGCGACCCAGAAACAGACCGAGTCCTACCTCAGACCACTTTTCAGAAAGCTACGGAAAAGG aatcttCCTGCTGATATTAAAGAATCAATAACGGATATTATTAAATTCATGTTGCAGAGAGAATATGTGAAG GCAAATGATGCTTATCTTCAGATGGCCATTGGAAATGCCCCTTGGCCCATCGGTGTCACTATGGTTGGTATCCATGCCAGAACTGGCAGAGAAAAGATTTTTTCCAAGCATGTTGCACATGTTTTAAATGACGAAACTCAGCGGAAATATATTCAG